A stretch of the bacterium genome encodes the following:
- a CDS encoding nucleotidyltransferase domain-containing protein, producing MNEKQFSDFINELRKECLKYYKENLVSIVIFGSYAEDKYTPFSDIDLLLILEKAGSNYKMYTEFFSILDNIETIKKLKEKNIFPLISPIIKSKKSLIVELPYLWSASFKIIYDKNNYFKKFLKKLDEFKKHRIEYFEYPIPHYIMKDG from the coding sequence ATGAATGAAAAACAATTTTCTGATTTTATTAATGAGTTAAGAAAGGAATGTTTAAAGTACTATAAGGAAAATCTTGTTTCAATTGTGATTTTTGGTTCCTATGCAGAAGATAAGTATACTCCTTTTTCAGATATTGATTTGCTTCTGATTCTTGAAAAGGCAGGTTCAAATTATAAAATGTATACTGAATTTTTTTCAATTCTTGATAATATTGAAACAATTAAAAAACTTAAAGAAAAAAATATATTTCCATTAATTTCTCCAATTATAAAGAGTAAAAAAAGTTTAATAGTGGAATTGCCTTATCTTTGGTCTGCAAGTTTTAAAATTATTTATGATAAAAATAATTATTTCAAAAAATTCTTAAAAAAACTGGATGAATTTAAAAAACATAGGATTGAATATTTTGAATATCCTATACCACATTATATAATGAAAGATGGTTAA
- the efp gene encoding elongation factor P — protein sequence MNVLDLKEGNVFEYEGKLYIVKSTTHVVQQQRRGIVKIKAVEIDTGRGVEFSFRSDVEVKLVILEEVPLTFLYSDGSTYYFMDNNSYEQFNLGDEIIGNKKYYLKENLEVTGLFYQGRIIDIQLPFTVDLKVIEAEPGYKGDTVQGGRKKVKVETGLIVQTPLFIEVGDTIRIDTRTGEYITRI from the coding sequence ATGAATGTACTTGATTTGAAAGAAGGAAATGTTTTTGAGTATGAAGGGAAATTATATATTGTTAAAAGTACTACCCATGTTGTTCAGCAGCAGAGAAGGGGTATTGTAAAGATTAAGGCAGTTGAGATAGATACAGGAAGAGGTGTTGAATTTAGTTTCAGAAGCGATGTAGAAGTTAAACTTGTTATTTTAGAAGAAGTACCTCTTACATTTCTTTACTCAGATGGTTCAACATATTATTTTATGGATAATAACTCTTATGAACAGTTTAATTTGGGTGATGAAATAATAGGTAATAAAAAATACTACTTGAAAGAAAATCTTGAAGTTACCGGTCTTTTCTATCAGGGTAGAATAATTGACATTCAACTTCCTTTTACAGTTGACCTTAAAGTAATAGAGGCAGAACCAGGATATAAAGGAGATACAGTTCAAGGGGGGAGAAAAAAAGTCAAAGTAGAAACAGGTCTTATAGTTCAAACGCCTTTATTTATTGAAGTTGGAGATACCATAAGGATAGATACAAGAACAGGTGAATATATAACCCGCATCTGA
- a CDS encoding HEPN domain-containing protein — translation MVNKRLIGSYLKRAKVRREILNQFMLKKSYSDVIRESQEIIELLEKAILLNLNVTPPKWHDVIDLIIKHSEKLKLDIKKDFKKIEKDCKWLRSQREISFYGDMDFIPEDFYGKKDAEKAIKIVNELFRIIEKLSLNLEGK, via the coding sequence ATGGTTAACAAAAGATTAATAGGAAGTTATTTAAAAAGAGCAAAAGTAAGAAGAGAAATATTAAATCAATTTATGCTGAAAAAAAGTTATTCAGATGTAATAAGAGAATCTCAGGAAATAATTGAATTGTTGGAAAAAGCAATATTACTTAATTTGAATGTAACTCCACCTAAATGGCATGATGTAATAGATTTGATAATAAAACATTCAGAAAAGTTAAAATTAGATATTAAAAAAGATTTTAAAAAAATTGAAAAGGATTGTAAATGGCTAAGAAGTCAGCGAGAAATTTCTTTTTATGGAGATATGGATTTTATACCTGAGGATTTTTATGGAAAAAAAGATGCAGAGAAAGCAATAAAAATAGTTAATGAATTGTTCAGAATTATAGAAAAATTAAGTTTGAATCTGGAGGGAAAATGA
- the accB gene encoding acetyl-CoA carboxylase biotin carboxyl carrier protein — MKPEELKVYADFMKEYGLEYLEVKKGDFHLILSKKGEEIRERKVIEESPKVNIDKIVEESKHISQELENIVYVKSPLVGTFYRTPSPTSSPFVEQGQFVKKGDVLCIVEAMKVMNEIKSEYDGVVKEILVENGKPVEYGQVLFVLEIGGLISEK; from the coding sequence ATGAAGCCCGAAGAATTAAAAGTTTACGCTGATTTTATGAAAGAGTATGGTCTAGAATATCTTGAAGTAAAAAAAGGCGATTTTCATTTGATTTTGAGCAAAAAAGGGGAAGAAATAAGAGAAAGGAAGGTTATAGAAGAAAGTCCCAAAGTGAATATAGATAAAATTGTAGAAGAATCAAAACATATATCTCAGGAACTTGAAAATATTGTTTATGTTAAATCTCCTCTTGTTGGAACTTTTTACAGGACTCCTTCTCCTACCAGTTCTCCTTTTGTTGAACAAGGTCAATTCGTAAAAAAAGGAGATGTTTTGTGTATAGTTGAAGCAATGAAAGTTATGAATGAGATTAAGTCAGAATATGATGGAGTGGTGAAGGAAATACTTGTGGAGAATGGAAAACCCGTTGAATACGGACAGGTCCTTTTCGTCCTTGAAATCGGAGGACTGATCTCGGAAAAATGA